Proteins from a single region of Streptomyces griseiscabiei:
- a CDS encoding TetR/AcrR family transcriptional regulator translates to MSPRRSDSRERMVLSAAELLRVYGAGATSIDRVLAHSGAPRGSVYHHFPGGRTQLIDEAVALAGDFIAGLIDAAARADDPVEAVDAFFGLWRERLVESDFRAGCPIVAVAVETNDEAPHLARSAAAVFARWQEALAALFLRHGLPEQRGKRLAAFVVAAVEGAVIMCRAERSTAPLEAAATEIHDLLAGALRDRPGTGPGQ, encoded by the coding sequence ATGAGCCCCCGCAGGAGCGACAGCCGTGAGCGGATGGTGCTCAGCGCCGCCGAGCTGTTGCGGGTGTACGGCGCCGGCGCGACGAGCATCGACCGGGTACTGGCACACAGCGGTGCCCCCAGGGGCTCGGTCTACCACCACTTCCCCGGCGGTCGGACGCAGCTGATCGACGAGGCGGTGGCGCTCGCCGGCGACTTCATCGCCGGTCTGATCGACGCCGCCGCACGGGCCGACGACCCCGTGGAGGCGGTCGACGCGTTCTTCGGGCTGTGGCGCGAGCGCCTCGTGGAGAGCGACTTCCGGGCGGGCTGCCCGATCGTGGCGGTGGCCGTGGAGACCAACGACGAAGCCCCGCACCTCGCCCGCTCCGCCGCCGCCGTGTTCGCCCGCTGGCAGGAGGCACTGGCCGCCCTCTTCCTCCGGCACGGCCTGCCCGAACAGCGCGGAAAGCGGCTCGCCGCCTTCGTCGTCGCCGCGGTAGAAGGCGCGGTGATCATGTGCCGCGCCGAACGGAGCACGGCCCCGCTGGAGGCGGCCGCCACCGAGATCCACGACCTCCTGGCCGGCGCCCTGCGCGACCGGCCCGGCACCGGACCCGGGCAGTGA
- a CDS encoding MASE1 domain-containing protein: protein MTDAARGQRLRPYVTEGLRLAAVVGAYYVSGRIGLQQELVRGQVTSFWPPTGIALVALLLWGPRVWPGIALGAFLVNVELGPSILPVLAITVGNTLAPVCACLLLRRVRFRTALDRLRDALALVFLGALGGMLVSATVGTGALTVSGALAAHEFWPTWAVWWTGDAMGVLVIAPFLLAVRTARLPRGVPALRWAEAVALLGGTTAVTMVATHSTVNLLFLVGPFLIWAAFRFQLAGAAPCALIASVIAVGAGSAGVGPFAGHDLLAQMVILQTFNGTVSLTALVLSAFITERKRTLREIGEACERLTEALSRLAPEEPLDPWRSRPPHPDHRNGHRRP from the coding sequence ATGACCGACGCGGCCCGCGGGCAGCGGCTCCGGCCGTACGTCACCGAGGGTCTGCGGCTGGCTGCCGTCGTGGGCGCCTACTACGTCAGCGGGCGGATCGGGCTCCAGCAGGAGCTGGTGCGCGGGCAGGTCACGTCGTTCTGGCCGCCCACCGGCATCGCGCTCGTCGCCCTGCTGCTGTGGGGACCGCGTGTGTGGCCGGGGATCGCGCTCGGAGCGTTCCTGGTGAACGTGGAACTCGGACCGTCGATCCTTCCCGTGCTCGCCATCACGGTCGGCAACACGCTCGCCCCGGTGTGCGCCTGCCTTCTCCTGCGGCGTGTGCGCTTCCGTACCGCCCTCGACCGGCTGCGGGACGCGCTGGCGCTGGTCTTCCTCGGGGCCCTCGGCGGAATGCTGGTCAGCGCCACGGTCGGCACGGGCGCGCTGACGGTCTCCGGCGCGCTGGCGGCCCACGAGTTCTGGCCCACCTGGGCGGTGTGGTGGACGGGCGACGCGATGGGAGTGCTGGTGATCGCGCCGTTCCTGCTGGCCGTACGGACCGCACGCCTGCCCCGCGGTGTACCCGCTCTGCGCTGGGCCGAGGCGGTCGCCCTGCTGGGCGGGACGACGGCGGTCACCATGGTGGCCACCCACAGCACGGTCAACCTTCTCTTCCTCGTAGGGCCCTTCCTGATCTGGGCGGCCTTCCGCTTCCAGCTGGCCGGAGCCGCGCCCTGCGCGCTGATCGCCTCCGTGATCGCCGTCGGCGCGGGGTCCGCCGGGGTGGGTCCCTTCGCCGGTCACGATCTCCTCGCCCAGATGGTCATCCTGCAGACCTTCAACGGCACCGTGTCACTGACCGCGCTCGTGCTCTCGGCGTTCATCACCGAGCGCAAACGCACACTCCGGGAGATCGGGGAGGCCTGCGAGCGCCTGACCGAGGCGCTGTCCCGGCTCGCCCCGGAAGAACCCCTCGACCCGTGGCGGTCCCGGCCGCCGCACCCCGATCACCGCAACGGACACCGTCGTCCGTAG
- a CDS encoding enoyl-CoA hydratase-related protein, with product MPTLERHDNVFVLDLGDGENRFHPDWLAAVGAALDEVEKADGPRALVTAATGKFYSNGLDLDWLFAHADQYQDYVDSVHGLFARTLSLPLITVAALQGHTFAAGAMFSLAHDFRVMRADRGYWCLPEADINIPFTPGMAALIQARLAPQTAHRAMVTAHRYGGADAAAAGIVDHAVAEDAVRATAVELAQAQVNKAGDTLGTIKARMYAPALTVLRDPVGPLG from the coding sequence ATGCCCACACTCGAACGTCACGACAACGTCTTCGTCCTCGACCTCGGAGACGGCGAGAACCGCTTCCACCCCGACTGGCTCGCCGCCGTCGGCGCCGCCCTGGACGAGGTGGAGAAGGCGGACGGCCCCCGGGCCCTGGTCACCGCCGCGACGGGCAAGTTCTACTCCAACGGCCTCGACCTGGACTGGCTGTTCGCCCACGCCGACCAGTACCAGGACTACGTCGATTCCGTCCACGGACTGTTCGCCCGGACGCTGTCGCTGCCGTTGATCACCGTGGCCGCGCTGCAGGGCCACACCTTCGCCGCCGGCGCGATGTTCTCCCTGGCCCACGACTTCCGCGTCATGCGCGCCGACCGCGGCTACTGGTGCCTGCCCGAGGCGGACATCAACATCCCCTTCACCCCCGGCATGGCCGCCCTGATCCAGGCCCGGCTGGCTCCGCAGACCGCGCACCGGGCCATGGTCACCGCCCACCGCTACGGCGGCGCCGACGCCGCTGCCGCCGGCATCGTCGACCACGCGGTCGCCGAGGACGCCGTCCGCGCGACCGCCGTCGAACTCGCCCAGGCCCAGGTGAACAAGGCCGGTGACACCCTCGGCACCATCAAGGCCCGCATGTACGCGCCCGCCCTGACCGTCCTGCGCGACCCCGTGGGCCCCCTCGGCTGA
- a CDS encoding amidohydrolase: protein MHADIVFTGGTVRTGASDAPAHDALAVTGGRITALGAQALAARGPRTTVVDLAGGALLPAFGDGHAHPVMGGLGLAGVPVRDRGSVEEIVETVRGWAAEHPETEWITGDGFDPWLAPDGRFDARWLDAAVPDRPVVLRTMDHHTAWVNSEALRRAGYTAATPDPAGGEILRRDGSAEPLGTLREFGALGPVLSLVPTASHEAQVAALREAAARFAAAGVTWVQDAWVEPHQADVWVTAATTEPGLPLRADLAFVLQPDGWRERVLRFAADRDRVESSAPGLLTARSVKFFTDGVIEAGTAALLEPYTDCPHSHGIANWSPEELAEAVTAVDALGFRAHLHAIGDGGVRDALDAIEAAARAGGARDRRPVIAHAQLIHPTDLARFAALGVVANLQPLWAQPDPLMTELTLPRIGPDRGGRQYQIAALLASGARLSFGSDWPVTAHEPLRGIATAVTRQTPEGVPEGGWLPEERIDIDTALAAYSAGCAHQAFEEKEWGVLRPGMRADLVHLAADPAGTAPRDLANLPVLGTWLAGRRTHDAATPHSMRAGRR, encoded by the coding sequence ATGCACGCCGACATCGTCTTCACCGGAGGGACCGTCCGGACCGGGGCATCGGACGCCCCCGCCCACGACGCCCTCGCCGTCACCGGCGGCAGGATCACCGCCCTCGGCGCACAGGCGCTGGCCGCCCGGGGACCGCGTACCACCGTCGTCGACCTGGCCGGCGGGGCGCTGCTGCCGGCCTTCGGCGACGGACACGCGCACCCGGTGATGGGAGGACTGGGGCTGGCCGGGGTTCCGGTCCGGGACCGCGGAAGCGTCGAGGAGATCGTCGAGACCGTACGGGGCTGGGCCGCCGAACACCCGGAGACGGAGTGGATCACCGGTGACGGCTTCGACCCGTGGCTCGCCCCCGACGGCCGGTTCGACGCCCGGTGGCTGGACGCCGCCGTACCCGACCGTCCCGTCGTCCTGCGCACCATGGACCACCACACCGCCTGGGTGAACAGCGAGGCGCTGCGCCGGGCCGGGTACACCGCCGCGACCCCGGATCCGGCGGGCGGGGAGATCCTGCGCCGCGACGGATCCGCCGAGCCGCTGGGCACCTTGCGCGAGTTCGGTGCCCTCGGCCCGGTGCTCTCCCTCGTCCCCACGGCGTCCCACGAGGCGCAGGTGGCGGCGCTGCGCGAGGCCGCCGCCCGGTTCGCCGCGGCCGGCGTGACCTGGGTGCAGGACGCCTGGGTCGAACCGCACCAGGCCGACGTCTGGGTCACCGCCGCGACCACCGAGCCGGGACTTCCGCTACGGGCCGACCTCGCCTTCGTCCTGCAACCCGACGGCTGGCGCGAGCGCGTCCTGCGGTTCGCGGCGGACCGGGACAGGGTGGAGAGCTCCGCTCCCGGGCTGCTGACCGCGCGGAGCGTGAAGTTCTTCACCGACGGCGTCATCGAGGCCGGCACCGCCGCCCTCCTGGAGCCCTACACCGACTGCCCGCACTCGCACGGCATCGCCAACTGGTCCCCCGAGGAACTCGCCGAGGCCGTCACCGCCGTCGACGCTCTCGGCTTCCGCGCGCACCTCCACGCCATCGGCGACGGCGGAGTCCGGGACGCCCTGGACGCGATCGAGGCCGCCGCCCGTGCGGGCGGCGCCCGCGACCGCCGTCCGGTCATCGCCCACGCCCAGCTCATCCACCCCACCGACCTGGCCCGGTTCGCCGCACTCGGCGTGGTCGCCAACCTCCAGCCGCTGTGGGCCCAGCCCGACCCCCTCATGACCGAGCTGACCCTGCCGAGGATCGGCCCGGACCGCGGCGGGCGGCAGTACCAGATCGCCGCCCTGCTCGCCTCCGGCGCCCGGCTCTCCTTCGGCAGTGACTGGCCGGTCACCGCCCATGAACCCCTGCGGGGCATCGCCACCGCTGTCACCCGCCAGACGCCCGAGGGTGTTCCCGAGGGCGGCTGGCTCCCCGAGGAGCGGATAGACATCGACACCGCCCTCGCCGCCTACTCCGCGGGATGCGCCCACCAGGCGTTCGAGGAGAAGGAATGGGGCGTACTGCGCCCCGGAATGCGCGCCGACCTGGTGCATCTAGCCGCCGACCCGGCCGGGACCGCCCCCCGTGATCTCGCGAACCTCCCCGTCCTCGGCACCTGGCTCGCCGGCAGGCGTACCCACGATGCCGCCACTCCCCACAGCATGCGCGCCGGGAGACGATAG
- a CDS encoding APC family permease — MTEPLVPTAPQQSPPAAGSDQSHHLQRGSLGVTDIVFFVVAAAAPLTVMAGVAPLAILFGGIGAPVAYLAVGVLLVLFAVGFTAMTPYIRNAGAFYSYIARGLGRPAGLGAAFLAVFSYNSLQIGMFGAFGFFASTTANDILGVDLPWPVYAFAGIAVVWFLGFRSINLGAKVLAALLIAETAILVLLAGAVLVKGGANGLSLDSFAPSNVFVSGMSGPLGLAVAAFIGFEATAIYREEARHPDRTVPRATYLAIGFLGLFYAFIAWIIVQAFGSDQAVAVAAQNPAEMFFTAMTQYVGGWATDVQRVLIVSSVLAALLAFHNAITRYLYALSAERVAPAALGRVHPRHGSPWVAGIAQSGLAVVVVAVFAVIGVDPYTKFFLWVNTPGVVGILVLQALAAFAVVAFFRRNPAEHGEGRTRTLFAPAAAGVLLTAVTVLVCKRLDLFTGADATVNWTLVALTPAVFLAGMALAARIRRARPDVYAKLATTDVDAT, encoded by the coding sequence ATGACCGAGCCACTCGTCCCCACCGCTCCCCAGCAGTCCCCACCGGCCGCCGGGAGCGATCAGAGCCACCACCTCCAGCGCGGCAGCCTCGGCGTGACCGACATCGTCTTCTTCGTCGTCGCCGCGGCCGCCCCGCTCACGGTGATGGCCGGCGTCGCACCCCTCGCCATCCTCTTCGGCGGCATCGGCGCCCCGGTCGCCTATCTCGCCGTCGGTGTGCTGCTGGTCCTCTTCGCGGTCGGCTTCACCGCGATGACGCCGTACATCCGCAACGCCGGTGCCTTCTACTCGTACATCGCCCGAGGTCTCGGACGTCCGGCGGGGCTGGGGGCGGCCTTCCTCGCGGTGTTCTCGTACAACTCCCTCCAGATCGGCATGTTCGGCGCCTTCGGCTTCTTCGCCTCCACCACCGCCAACGACATCCTCGGTGTCGACCTGCCCTGGCCGGTGTACGCCTTCGCCGGGATCGCCGTCGTCTGGTTCCTGGGCTTCCGCTCCATCAACCTCGGCGCCAAGGTCCTGGCCGCGCTGCTGATCGCGGAGACCGCCATCCTGGTGCTGCTCGCCGGCGCGGTCCTGGTCAAGGGCGGCGCGAACGGGCTGAGCCTCGACTCCTTCGCCCCCTCGAACGTCTTCGTCTCGGGGATGAGCGGACCGCTCGGTCTCGCCGTCGCCGCGTTCATCGGCTTCGAGGCCACCGCCATCTACCGCGAGGAGGCCCGCCACCCCGACCGCACCGTGCCCCGCGCCACCTATCTCGCGATCGGCTTCCTCGGCCTCTTCTACGCCTTCATCGCCTGGATCATCGTGCAGGCGTTCGGCAGCGACCAGGCCGTCGCCGTCGCCGCGCAGAACCCGGCGGAGATGTTCTTCACCGCCATGACCCAGTACGTCGGCGGCTGGGCGACCGACGTACAGCGCGTCCTGATCGTCAGCAGTGTGCTCGCCGCCCTCCTCGCCTTCCACAACGCCATCACCCGCTACCTGTACGCCCTGTCCGCCGAGCGGGTCGCCCCCGCGGCGCTGGGCCGCGTGCACCCCCGGCACGGCTCGCCGTGGGTGGCCGGTATCGCCCAGAGCGGCCTGGCCGTCGTGGTCGTCGCCGTCTTCGCCGTCATCGGCGTCGACCCGTACACCAAGTTCTTCCTGTGGGTGAACACCCCCGGTGTGGTCGGCATCCTCGTCCTGCAGGCACTGGCGGCCTTCGCCGTGGTGGCCTTCTTCCGCCGCAACCCCGCCGAGCACGGCGAGGGACGGACACGCACCCTGTTCGCGCCCGCCGCGGCCGGTGTCCTGCTCACCGCCGTCACCGTGCTGGTCTGCAAGCGCCTGGACCTGTTCACCGGCGCCGACGCGACCGTCAACTGGACACTGGTCGCGCTCACCCCGGCGGTGTTCCTGGCCGGCATGGCCCTCGCCGCACGCATCCGCCGCGCCCGGCCCGACGTCTACGCCAAGCTCGCCACCACCGACGTCGACGCCACCTGA
- a CDS encoding PP2C family protein-serine/threonine phosphatase produces the protein MPHRRTASSIDTGELLRKLEDLTGRVLDRVTFQQARVELATELQRQVLAARLPVLPSLHAAGRYAPARVGLDIGGDWYDGFPMSDGSVGFAIGDVQGHDVEAAALMGQVRICLRAVATATTDPADVLRRTNDLLVAMDSGLFVTCSFLRFDPVTGELAEARAGHVPAVWADADGRCDIVLSDGGLPLGIQSGETYPSTRRPLTGVGVVVLLTDGVVEGPGHPIEEGLTRVASLARDACRGDPDELAGRIVEVAGRTGHRDDAAVLVLRHGGLRGQRQDEG, from the coding sequence GTGCCTCACCGACGCACCGCTTCGTCCATCGACACCGGGGAGCTGCTGCGGAAGCTGGAGGATCTGACCGGGCGGGTCCTGGACCGGGTCACGTTCCAGCAGGCCCGCGTCGAGCTGGCCACCGAGCTGCAGCGGCAGGTGCTCGCCGCCCGGCTGCCGGTCCTGCCCTCCCTGCACGCCGCGGGACGGTACGCGCCCGCGCGGGTGGGACTGGACATCGGGGGCGACTGGTACGACGGCTTCCCCATGTCGGACGGCTCGGTGGGATTCGCGATCGGGGACGTGCAGGGTCACGATGTCGAGGCGGCGGCACTCATGGGGCAGGTGCGTATCTGTCTGCGCGCCGTCGCGACCGCCACCACCGATCCGGCTGACGTGCTCCGACGTACCAACGACCTGCTCGTCGCCATGGACTCCGGACTCTTCGTGACCTGCTCCTTCCTCCGCTTCGACCCGGTCACGGGCGAACTCGCCGAGGCCCGCGCCGGACATGTCCCCGCCGTGTGGGCCGACGCCGACGGCCGCTGCGACATCGTGCTGAGCGACGGTGGTCTGCCGCTGGGCATCCAGTCCGGCGAGACCTACCCGTCGACCCGCCGTCCGCTGACCGGCGTGGGCGTGGTCGTGCTGCTCACCGACGGGGTCGTGGAAGGCCCTGGCCACCCGATCGAGGAAGGTCTCACACGCGTGGCCTCGCTCGCCCGCGACGCCTGCCGTGGCGATCCTGACGAGCTGGCCGGGAGAATAGTCGAGGTGGCGGGTCGCACCGGCCACCGCGACGATGCCGCGGTCCTCGTCCTCCGCCACGGAGGGCTTCGGGGACAGCGGCAGGACGAAGGGTGA
- a CDS encoding WD40 repeat domain-containing protein, producing MSDGPGADLPSRLRSTLTGHEHGVWSLATAVVDGRPVAVTGGHDETVRIWDLADGRPVGGPLVGHNGLVHDGEVWAVATATVDGRPVALSGGGSTRIHLWDLTTGLHMAEPLDHAVGHMCAAATTTAVDGRPVAVTGHADGAVRMWDLAGGNQIGEPLAGHTDWVEAVATAVVDGRPVAVTGSNDTTVRVWDLTDRTQIGEPLTGHTDEVRAAATAVIDGQAVAVTGDSDATVRVWDLATGQPAAEPLDVHSAVGSLTTTVVGSRPVALAGTADGTVRIWDPVTGRPIGEPLKGHRGMVWGAATAVLDGRPVAVTGGNDRTVRVWDLTGLAAPDRAEHRPVTGHGGAFAAGG from the coding sequence ATGTCCGACGGCCCGGGCGCTGACCTGCCCTCCCGACTTCGGTCCACCCTGACCGGCCACGAACACGGCGTCTGGTCGCTGGCGACCGCCGTGGTGGACGGCCGTCCTGTCGCCGTCACCGGCGGCCACGACGAGACGGTCCGCATCTGGGACCTCGCCGACGGCCGACCCGTGGGCGGTCCCCTGGTCGGCCACAACGGCCTGGTTCACGACGGCGAAGTGTGGGCGGTTGCCACGGCCACGGTCGACGGTCGTCCCGTCGCCCTGTCCGGTGGCGGAAGCACGCGCATACACCTGTGGGACCTGACCACGGGCCTGCACATGGCCGAACCGCTGGACCACGCCGTCGGCCACATGTGCGCGGCGGCGACGACAACTGCGGTGGACGGACGCCCTGTTGCCGTCACGGGTCATGCCGACGGCGCGGTACGGATGTGGGACCTGGCCGGCGGGAATCAGATCGGTGAGCCCCTGGCTGGCCACACCGACTGGGTGGAGGCGGTGGCGACAGCCGTGGTGGACGGCCGGCCCGTCGCCGTCACGGGCAGCAACGACACCACCGTACGGGTGTGGGACCTGACCGACCGGACTCAGATCGGTGAGCCTCTGACAGGCCACACCGACGAGGTGCGCGCCGCTGCGACAGCCGTGATCGACGGTCAGGCCGTCGCCGTCACGGGCGACTCCGACGCAACGGTACGCGTATGGGACCTGGCCACCGGTCAGCCCGCAGCCGAACCCCTGGACGTGCACTCCGCGGTGGGCTCGCTGACGACAACAGTGGTGGGGAGCCGTCCCGTCGCCCTGGCCGGCACCGCGGACGGCACGGTACGGATCTGGGACCCGGTCACCGGCCGGCCGATCGGTGAGCCCCTGAAGGGGCACCGGGGCATGGTCTGGGGAGCGGCGACTGCCGTGCTGGACGGCCGACCCGTCGCCGTCACCGGCGGCAACGACAGGACCGTACGGGTCTGGGACCTGACCGGGCTCGCGGCGCCCGACCGAGCTGAGCACCGCCCGGTCACCGGACACGGCGGGGCCTTCGCCGCGGGTGGGTGA
- a CDS encoding TetR/AcrR family transcriptional regulator, which yields MGRPRTPLLDRRRIGAAALRLADEKGALSIPALARALGVAPSALYHHVAGRDDIISLMREELALTTGDDQDWSQPWEKALEGWARSYLAAFAAHPGAVPLLATAPLAEPFMHAMYEKVAELLLDAGFATHEVMPLITALESFVLGSALDLVAPPVMVPDVARDTTPHLSAVLDRTPADSSRATLAFDLGLRALLTGFRDLLRR from the coding sequence GTGGGACGGCCGCGCACACCCCTGCTGGACCGTCGGCGCATCGGTGCCGCGGCACTGCGCCTGGCCGACGAGAAAGGCGCGCTCTCCATCCCGGCCCTGGCCAGAGCGCTGGGCGTCGCCCCGTCCGCGCTGTACCACCACGTCGCCGGCCGCGACGACATCATCTCGCTGATGCGCGAGGAACTGGCCCTGACGACCGGAGACGACCAGGACTGGTCACAGCCCTGGGAGAAGGCCCTGGAAGGCTGGGCCCGCTCCTACCTCGCCGCCTTCGCCGCCCACCCCGGGGCGGTACCCCTGCTCGCCACCGCGCCGCTGGCCGAACCCTTCATGCACGCCATGTACGAGAAGGTCGCGGAGCTGCTCCTGGACGCCGGTTTCGCCACGCATGAGGTCATGCCGCTGATCACCGCACTGGAGAGCTTCGTCCTCGGTTCCGCCCTCGACCTGGTGGCGCCGCCCGTGATGGTCCCCGACGTCGCCCGCGACACGACCCCGCATCTCAGCGCCGTACTCGACCGGACCCCCGCCGACAGCAGCCGCGCCACCCTCGCCTTCGACCTCGGGCTGCGGGCCCTGCTCACCGGATTCCGCGACCTGCTGCGCCGCTGA
- a CDS encoding WD40 repeat domain-containing protein, with protein sequence MSGDLRGGGQGGDPGLADELLADPGYLVTADPERVVALLDLASAPEGRLAAAVYRASAGAHHDAGAAARRQILSVDAARYGSRDLSDRIAAVEIPGVPSLRWRVEWATGSQVHPGFLGHLGHLHDDVGDWPPPVVAVDGRPATITRVDGALRLCDLATGEEVARAPLTGSARGTATTAVVDGRTVEVSCDGPGNLPRVLDPSTGEPLGVLPTDGTCGPAMYHLDSVTVHGRPYVLGGDEKRVAVWDLTTRTLVGELETDSDDLLSWAVVTLDGRPHVVTGSFLGKVEVWDLATCERIGAGQGEDGELRLTAAATIGGRPHVLTVGCNPYVGTPLDTIGVWSVDPLRQTGRIPAEAQTVETTALGDHCYVVADAGVVWALSAAEPVGPRAPGHSATVTAATTTVLDDRPVAVTGSYDETLRLWDLATGCPVRPPLSTDTEEYDGVTQVHTTLIDGRPYAVTAHDSGYDEYERVWDLAAGEELADGSRPAGMSEPMLGDDRFAPSLPVNGRTYAVSFSAYAVPALRFRDLDTGREVEEGPLGPTGRVTGFAAGRMDGRPVAVVAAPRQVRVWDLSGERAAVTDELVFPQNVGAVAVTPRGQLLVGFGNDIAVLRRH encoded by the coding sequence ATGTCTGGTGATCTTCGGGGTGGCGGGCAGGGCGGCGATCCTGGCCTGGCGGATGAGTTGCTGGCGGATCCCGGATACCTGGTGACCGCGGATCCGGAGCGGGTGGTCGCGCTGCTGGATCTGGCGTCGGCACCCGAGGGGCGCCTCGCGGCGGCGGTGTACCGTGCGTCGGCGGGTGCGCACCATGACGCCGGCGCGGCTGCCCGGAGGCAGATCCTGTCGGTGGACGCGGCCCGCTACGGGAGCCGGGACCTGTCCGATCGCATCGCCGCCGTCGAGATACCGGGCGTACCGAGCCTGCGGTGGCGGGTGGAGTGGGCCACCGGATCGCAGGTCCACCCCGGATTCCTCGGCCATCTCGGCCACCTCCACGACGACGTCGGCGACTGGCCGCCGCCGGTCGTGGCGGTCGACGGCCGACCGGCCACGATCACCCGCGTTGACGGCGCCTTGCGCCTGTGCGACCTGGCCACGGGCGAGGAGGTCGCCCGGGCCCCCCTCACCGGTTCCGCACGCGGCACGGCGACGACGGCCGTGGTCGACGGCCGGACGGTCGAGGTCAGCTGCGACGGACCCGGGAACCTGCCGCGGGTTCTCGACCCTTCCACCGGCGAACCGCTCGGCGTGCTGCCGACCGACGGCACGTGCGGCCCGGCGATGTACCACCTGGACTCGGTCACGGTCCACGGCAGGCCCTACGTCCTCGGCGGTGACGAGAAGAGGGTGGCCGTGTGGGACCTGACCACCCGGACACTGGTCGGTGAGCTGGAGACCGACAGTGACGATCTGCTGTCATGGGCGGTCGTGACGCTCGACGGCCGGCCTCACGTGGTCACCGGGAGCTTTCTCGGCAAGGTCGAAGTGTGGGACCTCGCCACCTGCGAACGGATCGGCGCGGGCCAGGGCGAGGACGGCGAGCTGCGGCTGACGGCGGCGGCGACGATCGGCGGACGCCCTCATGTGCTCACCGTCGGCTGCAACCCGTACGTGGGGACGCCGCTGGACACGATCGGCGTGTGGAGCGTCGACCCGCTCCGGCAGACCGGCCGGATCCCCGCCGAGGCGCAGACGGTGGAGACGACCGCCCTCGGCGACCACTGCTATGTCGTCGCCGACGCCGGCGTGGTGTGGGCCCTGTCCGCCGCCGAACCGGTCGGCCCACGAGCCCCGGGCCACAGCGCGACCGTGACCGCCGCGACGACGACGGTGCTCGACGACCGGCCGGTGGCGGTCACCGGCAGCTATGACGAGACCTTGCGTCTGTGGGACCTGGCCACCGGCTGCCCCGTCCGCCCGCCGCTGTCCACCGACACGGAGGAATACGACGGCGTGACGCAGGTGCACACGACACTGATCGACGGCCGCCCCTACGCCGTGACCGCCCACGACAGCGGCTACGACGAGTACGAACGGGTGTGGGACCTGGCCGCCGGCGAGGAACTCGCCGACGGCTCCCGGCCCGCGGGGATGAGCGAGCCGATGCTCGGTGACGACCGTTTCGCGCCGTCGCTGCCGGTCAACGGCCGTACGTACGCCGTGTCGTTCTCCGCCTACGCCGTGCCCGCCCTCCGGTTCCGTGACCTGGACACCGGGCGGGAGGTTGAGGAGGGCCCGCTCGGTCCGACGGGCAGAGTGACCGGGTTCGCCGCCGGCAGGATGGACGGCCGCCCGGTCGCGGTGGTCGCGGCCCCGCGCCAGGTACGGGTGTGGGACCTCAGCGGCGAGAGGGCCGCTGTCACCGACGAACTCGTCTTCCCGCAGAACGTCGGCGCGGTGGCCGTCACCCCGCGGGGACAGCTCCTGGTCGGCTTCGGCAACGACATCGCCGTACTTCGCCGTCATTGA
- a CDS encoding SDR family NAD(P)-dependent oxidoreductase, with the protein MTAGRTALVTGGAGGLGAAAAEKLRAEGVRVTTLDIEGADVCADVTDEQALRHLREELGPVDVLINSAGIVGPNKPLTETTTEEWRRVLDVNVLGTVNTMRVFLPGMRDRGWGRVVNFASMAGKDGNPNLSAYSASKAAVIALTKSAGKELATSGVLVNVITPAVIATPMNAATAPDVLDHITGLIPMRRIGRPEEVAELVAFLASDRVSFSTGAVYDISGGRATY; encoded by the coding sequence ATGACAGCCGGCAGGACAGCCCTCGTCACCGGAGGCGCCGGTGGACTCGGGGCAGCCGCCGCCGAAAAGCTCCGGGCCGAGGGAGTGAGGGTGACCACCCTGGACATCGAGGGCGCCGACGTCTGCGCGGACGTGACGGACGAACAGGCACTGCGCCACCTCCGCGAGGAGCTCGGTCCGGTGGACGTACTGATCAACTCGGCCGGGATCGTCGGCCCCAACAAACCCCTCACCGAGACCACCACCGAGGAATGGCGCCGCGTCCTCGACGTCAACGTCCTCGGCACGGTGAACACCATGCGGGTCTTCCTCCCCGGGATGCGGGACCGGGGCTGGGGCCGCGTCGTCAACTTCGCCAGCATGGCGGGCAAGGACGGCAACCCGAACCTCTCCGCCTACTCCGCCTCCAAGGCCGCCGTGATCGCCCTCACCAAGTCGGCCGGCAAGGAACTGGCCACCAGCGGTGTCCTCGTCAACGTCATCACCCCGGCGGTCATCGCCACTCCCATGAACGCCGCCACGGCCCCCGACGTGCTCGACCACATCACCGGCCTCATCCCCATGCGACGGATCGGCCGCCCGGAAGAAGTGGCGGAACTGGTGGCGTTCCTCGCCTCGGACCGGGTCAGCTTCTCCACCGGCGCGGTCTACGACATCAGCGGAGGGCGGGCGACCTACTGA